Proteins from a genomic interval of Nematostella vectensis chromosome 5, jaNemVect1.1, whole genome shotgun sequence:
- the LOC125563031 gene encoding uncharacterized protein LOC125563031: MTALLDLQFPTSNLESLRPFCDALETNIRALEALGKSQDSFGELPIPVILGKLPNETKRNLARIQQGGDWAIQGLREALKHELKVLEAGSPLLSESTPTASFFTGVKGPHPQGKCKPKVIQCVYCKGKHSTHNCATVSDPKARKDIVVRLRLCYNCLSSSHISSKCTSKFRCRQCGAHQEDEFDLQQFWSLESMGISPNADPPEKNFLTNYQATSITRDEDGTYIAGFPWKEEHAPLPTNFSICERRTRAIARRLHKTPDLMKSYDDIIKEQEARGFIEKVSNPDPSDHAHYIPHHHVKKESSTTPIRIVFDCSCHQAPSTPSLNDCLEVGSPYLADMGSILVRFRAHPIGISTDIEKAFLHVRLSKADRDMTRFLWLSDPGDPESEFQTYRFKSVLSGSASSPFMLNAFLQTHLDNHKTPVTQDMRDNLYVDNIITGCETHQEAPSYYDESRSVMTKAKFNLRSWASNSQPLLHRATLDGVNDANCDSVNVLGLRWDTSTDTLTLACKELLAPDDTLVTKREILRESSKIYDPLGLITPISIRAKILIQDLWKLNVDWDEPLNGEIRTRWLSIAQEIRQSTNLIIPRCYLSNRSANETTQLHVFVDASPKAYGAVAYIRQPNQTSFVMAKSRVAQVKELSLPKLELMAALAGANLAEYLPNSLQKNFPDLQAFFWSDSQIVLNWLHSNKQLQQFVGNRVREIKRLSQPSSWRYCPTRDNPADLLTRGLTTAELQASTAWLHGPSWITSECDWPTWESSTTLLVEIPEEEPKVTPEPDVLGEQTDSKADANSVENPSISTIMDPTRHSTLRKLQRVTALVLRFVHNLRNPTDRRNGPLMVTELTKAERTCIHDRQRHSYAKEIANLSAHDKSGTPLTRQLRLFMDDDGLLRCGARIHNAPVSENAKFPVLLPKKDYVTTLVICDTHEPQLHAGVSSTLTALRQKFWVPSGRFQVKRVLNKCVTCQKVNGAPYRAPDAPPLTSLRLRETRPFAVTGVDFTGELYIRNGKTDSKAYICLLTCAATRAVHLEVVSDLSIKTFILAVRKFASRQSIPDVIISDNASTFQSAAAELEHLFNSPTLK; encoded by the exons ATGACTGCCCTATTAGATCTGCAATTTCCCACAAGCAATCTTGAGAGCTTGCGCCCCTTTTGTGATGCATTGGAAACCAATATAAGAGCACTAGAAGCCCTCGGCAAGTCCCAAGACTCCTTTGGGGAACTCCCTATTCCTGTTATTTTAGGAAAGCTCCCTAATGAAACCAAGCGCAACCTAGCCAGGATACAACAAGGGGGGGACTGGGCCATACAAGGTCTGAGGGAAGCTCTTAAGCATGAGCTTAAGGTTTTAGAAGCAGGATCCCCCCTCCTGTCGGAATCTACACCCACAGCCTCATTCTTTACCGGGGTAAAGGGGCCTCATCCCCAGGGGAAATGCAAACCCAAGGTCATTCAGTGCGTTTACTGTAAAGGGAAGCACAGTACACATAACTGCGCCACCGTTTCTGACCCTAAGGCAAGGAAGGACATTGTTGTCAGGCTGAGGCTCTGTTATAATTGCCTTTCATCCTCCCATATCAGCTCCAAATGCACCTCGAAGTTTCGCTGCCGTCAATGCGGAG CCCACCAAGAAGATGAATTTGATCTACAGCAATTTTGGTCCCTAGAGTCAATGGGCATATCACCCAATGCTGACCCCCCTGAGAAGAACTTCTTGACTAATTACCAGGCCACCTCGATCACTAGAGACGAAGACGGCACATACATTGCTGGGTTTCCCTGGAAGGAAGAGCACGCCCCTCTCCCAACTAACTTCAGTATCTGCGAGAGACGCACAAGGGCTATCGCACGACGACTTCACAAGACACCAGATTTGATGAAGAGTTATGACGACATCATCAAGGAACAAGAGGCCAGAGGGTTCATTGAGAAGGTTAGCAACCCTGACCCGTCTGACCACGCCCACTACATACCCCACCACCATGTAAAAAAGGAGTCATCGACCACGCCCATTCGTATTGTCTTCGATTGTAGTTGTCACCAGGCTCCCTCGACCCCAAGTCTGAACGACTGCCTAGAGGTCGGTTCACCTTACCTAGCTGACATGGGCTCGATTTTAGTGCGGTTTCGCGCCCACCCTATTGGAATTTCTACTGATATAGAAAAAGCTTTCCTCCATGTACGTCTCAGCAAAGCTGACCGCGACATGACCCGGTTCCTATGGCTCTCCGATCCCGGTGACCCCGAAAGTGAGTTCCAGACCTACCGTTTCAAGTCGGTCCTTTCTGGCTCTGCGAGCTCCCCCTTTATGCTGAATGCTTTCCTTCAAACACACCTTGATAATCATAAGACACCAGTCACACAGGACATGAGGGACAATCTCTATGTTGACAACATCATCACCGGCTGTGAAACACACCAAGAGGCCCCGAGTTACTATGACGAATCAAGAAGTGTCATGACTAAAGCCAAGTTCAACTTACGGTCTTGGGCATCCAATAGCCAACCCCTTCTCCATCGTGCTACCCTTGATGGAGTGAACGATGCCAACTGCGACAGTGTCAATGTTCTAGGCTTACGGTGGGACACCTCAACCGACACGCTAACACTTGCATGTAAAGAATTACTAGCACCTGACGACACTCTTGTCACAAAGCGAGAGATCTTAAGGGAGTCATCTAAGATCTATGACCCACTAGGCCTCATCACCCCCATCTCAATCCGCGCTAAGATCCTTATCCAGGACCTCTGGAAGTTAAACGTAGATTGGGATGAACCCCTGAATGGGGAGATACGAACTCGCTGGCTCAGCATTGCGCAAGAAATCCGACAATCAACCAATCTTATTATTCCTAGATGCTATCTCAGCAATCGGTCAGCCAACGAGACGACTCAGCTGCATGTATTCGTGGATGCTAGCCCGAAAGCCTACGGAGCTGTGGCATACATACGGCAGCCCAATCAGACTTCCTTTGTAATGGCAAAGTCACGTGTCGCTCAAGTAAAGGAACTGTCACTCCCCAAACTAGAATTGATGGCAGCACTGGCTGGTGCAAACCTTGCAGAGTACTTGCCTAACTCTTTGCAGAAGAATTTTCCTGATCTACAAGCATTCTTCTGGTCGGACAGCCAGATCGTGCTCAATTGGCTTCACAGTAATAAGCAGCTTCAGCAGTTTGTAGGTAATCGAGTCAGAGAAATCAAGCGTCTCTCTCAGCCATCTAGTTGGCGTTACTGCCCCACACGCGATAATCCAGCAGACCTACTAACGAGGGGTCTAACCACAGCAGAGCTCCAAGCATCAACAGCATGGCTGCATGGTCCATCCTGGATAACTTCAGAATGCGACTGGCCAACGTGGGAATCAAGCACCACCCTTCTTGTTGAGATCCCAGAGGAAGAACCTAAAGTTACCCCAGAACCTGATGTGTTAGGAGAGCAAACCGACTCTAAAGCAGACGCGAATTCAGTCGAGAATCCAAGCATCAGCACGATCATGGATCCCACTAGACACAGCACACTGAGGAAACTTCAACGTGTAACCGCTCTTGTACTGAGGTTCGTCCATAACCTCAGAAACCCCACTGACCGCAGAAACGGACCTCTGATGGTCACTGAGCTGACGAAAGCAGAGAGGACATGTATCCACGATCGCCAACGCCACTCTTACGCCAAAGAAATAGCAAACCTTTCCGCCCATGACAAGTCTGGGACCCCTTTGACACGGCAGCTGCGCCTGTTCATGGATGACGATGGCTTACTTCGCTGTGGCGCGAGGATTCACAATGCCCCTGTTTCTGAAAACGCCAAGTTTCCAGTTCTTCTTCCGAAAAAAGACTACGTGACGACCCTCGTTATCTGTGACACGCATGAACCCCAATTACATGCTGGCGTTAGCTCGACACTAACTGCATTACGCCAGAAATTCTGGGTGCCTTCGGGAAGATTCCAAGTAAAAAGGGTCTTGAACAAATGCGTAACgtgccaaaaagtgaacggTGCTCCATACCGAGCTCCAGACGCTCCGCCACTAACAAGCCTCAGACTCCGGGAGACCCGACCCTTTGCGGTTACAGGAGTGGACTTTACGGGAGAACTATATATACGAAACGGGAAAACTGACTCGAAGGCCTATATCTGTTTGTTGACATGCGCAGCTACTAGAGCTGTACATCTTGAAGTCGTTTCAGATTTATCAATCAAAACATTCATTCTCGCCGTACGTAAATTCGCAAGCCGCCAGTCCATTCCAGACGTTATCATTTCTGATAATGCCAGTACCTTCCAATCGGCGGCTGCTGAACTCGAGCACCTGTTTAATTCACCAACGCTCAAATAG